From Halobacillus sp. Marseille-Q1614, the proteins below share one genomic window:
- a CDS encoding glycoside hydrolase family 2 protein, with protein sequence MREKKHLNGAWDFQIDPLDKGETEDWYRERLKEAKEVIVPHIWQSGEEGLVNYCGTAWYQRKFFVEELHQTKDLYLCFEAVDFHARVWVNGKFAGEHEGGFTPFEFNVTDHLIDGENLVTVRVYDPEDNAEIPIGKQGSWYTRVSGIWQRVYLEERSRTFIESVFITPNLDREEADVFVKLNKKPDQPASFTFTVTNHLDTETVVHEGIEKVNDKTLSFNLPIKDPILWEPENPHLYDLSIRLTSDKGEEDRKTETFGMREVAYQEGKILFNRKELFLRGALDQAFYPDTIYTAPSDEFIQKEIRLAKEMGFNMLRKHIKIEIPRYLYWADRMGLFIWEEPPNYVKWTKQGRDRFTNDLVSMVKRDYNHPSILIWSLYNEEWGLEWDLANDKEKQSHVEKLYDEIKTLDSSRLICDNSGWRHVKTDINDYHRYFVAPDQIDAWQQDLDEFIVGDPGKNFVDGRESNREPIIVSEFGIWGLPGVKKLEEYYQGQPWWFINQGDNTHKADYKSPLTAEKNFQNYGLNKTFNSFEELAVSSQKRMFRGIKSIIEEMRKRPAIKGYIVTEFTDIEWETNGWLDYLRNPKEGFERLIDFNGDLVVMLDNVNHNLWCNEQASWDVVISNHRLCNRRGVVTWELSGTELSGEIPVSLQGDDYIRLEQAITFNVPEIKKSDFYKIKLELLIDGETVAENYEELTISVKEKADNISVYPYSMDERFVRSLEENGFQIKNEFHDAGIVITSNFDKNVEEFAHHGGEVIFLAEEGDQLAAKGSFTFRHLPEGESWQRTASFNFVNQNEFPDIPLRKEMGWEVEGIIPRYIIPLSAYHKEGGTTGRTVYMFGNSGLPKSADILSGYFEGWIGQGGASMIKKQAGKGRLTLTTWQVLNHYNNHPIATQIVNHLIKTAGKA encoded by the coding sequence ATGAGAGAAAAAAAGCATTTAAATGGAGCCTGGGATTTTCAAATCGATCCCCTGGATAAAGGAGAAACGGAAGACTGGTATCGTGAGCGGTTAAAAGAAGCGAAGGAAGTAATAGTTCCGCATATTTGGCAGAGTGGGGAAGAGGGACTCGTGAATTATTGCGGAACGGCATGGTATCAACGGAAATTCTTCGTTGAGGAACTTCATCAGACAAAAGATTTATATCTATGTTTTGAAGCTGTGGACTTTCATGCTCGTGTCTGGGTGAACGGAAAGTTTGCGGGAGAACATGAAGGGGGCTTTACCCCGTTTGAATTCAATGTAACTGACCATTTAATAGATGGGGAAAACCTCGTGACTGTAAGGGTTTATGATCCTGAAGATAACGCAGAAATTCCTATTGGTAAACAAGGAAGCTGGTACACGAGAGTCAGTGGCATATGGCAAAGAGTTTATTTGGAAGAACGAAGCAGGACCTTTATAGAAAGTGTTTTTATCACCCCGAACCTCGATCGTGAGGAAGCCGACGTTTTTGTTAAATTAAACAAGAAACCAGATCAGCCGGCCAGCTTCACCTTTACAGTGACGAATCATCTCGATACAGAGACGGTGGTCCACGAAGGAATAGAAAAGGTAAACGATAAGACTTTATCATTTAACCTCCCTATAAAGGATCCAATTCTATGGGAACCTGAAAATCCCCACCTTTACGATCTATCGATAAGGCTCACAAGTGACAAAGGTGAAGAAGATAGAAAAACGGAAACGTTTGGTATGCGTGAGGTGGCCTATCAAGAGGGGAAAATCCTTTTTAATAGAAAAGAACTCTTCTTACGAGGGGCTTTGGATCAGGCTTTTTATCCGGATACCATATATACGGCCCCTTCCGATGAGTTTATCCAAAAAGAAATTCGCCTAGCAAAAGAGATGGGCTTTAATATGCTGCGAAAACATATCAAAATTGAAATTCCAAGATATCTTTATTGGGCCGATCGTATGGGGTTATTCATTTGGGAAGAGCCTCCAAATTATGTGAAGTGGACTAAACAAGGACGTGATCGTTTTACAAATGATCTTGTTTCGATGGTTAAAAGGGATTATAACCATCCATCTATTCTGATCTGGTCTCTGTATAATGAGGAATGGGGACTTGAATGGGATTTAGCAAATGATAAGGAAAAGCAGTCTCATGTCGAAAAACTATATGATGAAATAAAAACATTAGATTCATCACGGCTGATTTGTGATAATTCCGGTTGGAGACATGTAAAGACCGATATCAATGATTATCATAGATATTTTGTGGCTCCAGATCAAATAGATGCATGGCAGCAGGATTTAGATGAATTTATCGTGGGGGACCCTGGCAAAAACTTTGTGGATGGCCGAGAATCAAACCGTGAACCAATCATTGTGTCAGAGTTCGGTATTTGGGGACTGCCTGGTGTTAAGAAGCTTGAAGAATATTATCAGGGACAGCCCTGGTGGTTTATTAATCAGGGTGATAATACCCATAAGGCAGATTATAAGAGTCCCCTTACGGCTGAGAAGAACTTCCAAAATTATGGGCTTAACAAAACATTTAACTCCTTTGAAGAGTTGGCAGTATCCTCACAGAAAAGAATGTTTCGCGGGATTAAATCCATTATTGAAGAAATGAGAAAGCGTCCGGCAATCAAAGGTTATATTGTCACCGAATTTACGGATATCGAATGGGAAACCAATGGCTGGTTAGACTATTTACGAAATCCAAAGGAAGGCTTTGAAAGATTAATAGATTTCAATGGAGATCTAGTGGTCATGCTAGACAATGTAAACCATAATCTTTGGTGCAATGAACAAGCATCCTGGGATGTTGTGATATCTAATCACCGTTTATGTAACAGGAGGGGAGTCGTTACCTGGGAGCTTTCAGGTACAGAGCTTTCTGGTGAAATACCAGTAAGCTTACAAGGGGATGATTACATTCGCTTAGAGCAGGCGATTACATTTAACGTTCCAGAAATAAAGAAATCAGACTTTTATAAAATAAAACTAGAGCTGCTAATTGACGGTGAAACGGTGGCTGAAAATTACGAGGAACTAACAATTTCAGTTAAAGAAAAGGCTGATAACATCTCGGTTTATCCTTATTCAATGGATGAAAGATTTGTCCGGTCTTTAGAAGAAAATGGCTTTCAAATTAAAAATGAATTTCATGATGCTGGGATTGTGATTACAAGCAATTTTGACAAAAACGTAGAGGAGTTTGCACATCATGGCGGCGAAGTCATCTTTTTAGCTGAAGAAGGAGATCAGCTGGCCGCTAAAGGCTCGTTTACTTTCCGACATCTTCCAGAAGGAGAAAGCTGGCAGCGTACGGCCTCTTTTAATTTTGTAAATCAAAATGAATTCCCAGACATACCTCTTCGAAAGGAAATGGGCTGGGAAGTGGAAGGTATCATCCCTCGGTATATTATTCCATTGAGTGCCTACCATAAAGAGGGAGGAACGACAGGTAGAACCGTATATATGTTTGGGAACAGCGGATTACCTAAATCAGCTGACATTTTATCTGGGTATTTTGAGGGTTGGATTGGCCAAGGAGGAGCCTCCATGATAAAAAAACAAGCAGGAAAAGGAAGGCTGACTCTTACTACCTGGCAAGTCTTAAATCACTACAATAACCATCCAATTGCAACTCAAATAGTCAATCATCTTATTAAAACTGCTGGTAAAGCATAA
- a CDS encoding glycosyltransferase family 2 protein, which yields MWFMLTAVAVTLFLFWHRVSFPNVKHTSTRTYTIIIPARNEEENLKKLLSSLTPNDDKQREIIVVDDDSDDQTYATAAQHGVRVINNPPLPEGWMGKSWACYTGAKEASGEVLMFLDADTWFSPSGPTKLIQYLETKGRDALITVHPYHYMYSFWEKLSSVFHLVVFASSGITTIFKGKMGARGGFGPCLVIDADTYWKLGGHKAIRREIVEHLSMARRAQSKGIKTYAFSGKNVVNMRMYPASLKAVINGWSKSFASGAKSASPLMTAANIVWITTIVSFLTNISKAGWWSLAGYLAIVLWLYRILKDIGNFKWYDAFLLPLHFAFFVFLFAYSILRTFLFKQSTWKGRNITKAGKRG from the coding sequence ATGTGGTTTATGTTAACAGCTGTCGCCGTAACCCTTTTTCTTTTCTGGCACCGGGTATCTTTTCCTAATGTAAAACATACGAGTACGCGTACTTATACAATTATTATCCCGGCTCGAAATGAAGAAGAGAATTTAAAGAAGCTTCTGTCGTCTCTGACGCCGAATGATGATAAACAGAGAGAGATTATCGTGGTTGATGATGATTCAGATGACCAGACATATGCAACAGCGGCCCAGCATGGAGTAAGAGTCATAAATAATCCACCGTTACCTGAAGGATGGATGGGGAAATCCTGGGCTTGCTATACCGGAGCTAAAGAAGCGTCTGGGGAGGTTCTAATGTTCCTCGATGCTGATACATGGTTCTCTCCAAGCGGCCCAACCAAGCTTATTCAATACTTAGAAACGAAAGGAAGAGATGCTTTAATTACGGTCCATCCTTACCATTACATGTATTCCTTTTGGGAGAAGCTCTCTTCCGTTTTTCATTTAGTTGTTTTTGCCTCCTCCGGAATTACAACGATATTTAAAGGGAAAATGGGGGCTCGCGGCGGATTTGGCCCATGTTTAGTCATTGATGCCGATACCTATTGGAAGCTCGGCGGGCATAAAGCCATTCGCCGTGAAATTGTGGAGCACCTCTCTATGGCAAGACGGGCTCAATCTAAAGGCATAAAAACCTATGCCTTCAGCGGTAAAAATGTAGTGAATATGCGGATGTATCCAGCCAGCCTTAAAGCCGTTATCAATGGCTGGTCGAAAAGCTTCGCTTCTGGCGCGAAATCGGCATCCCCGCTGATGACGGCTGCCAATATCGTATGGATTACGACCATTGTTTCTTTCCTTACTAATATTTCAAAGGCGGGCTGGTGGAGCTTGGCGGGCTATCTTGCAATTGTCTTGTGGCTGTATCGAATTCTAAAAGATATTGGAAATTTTAAATGGTATGACGCTTTCCTTTTACCGCTGCATTTTGCATTTTTTGTTTTTTTGTTTGCCTACTCGATTCTTAGGACGTTTTTGTTCAAACAGTCGACCTGGAAGGGGCGTAATATTACAAAGGCAGGAAAGAGAGGATAA
- a CDS encoding carbohydrate ABC transporter permease, giving the protein MKKHRKPVNYSRFSVYMISYIIAFIMLVPLIWMLVTSFKPEGAVVTVISELLKPPFTLESYLKVNETSEIWRWTLNSVFVGIVQTAGTLLVSSLAAFAISRIPFKGKNVIFLIILAGLMVPVEATIVPLFSMIADLGWVNSFKALILPGIALPLGVLILKQFFDGIPTELVEAAKMDGASLFTIWYKIFLPLSRTSMAALAIFVFVQSWNNFLWPLLVATDSSMMTLPVGIPTFQSAFATNLSVPMAANVIGSVPALIIFLIFQKHIIQGITMTGIK; this is encoded by the coding sequence ATGAAAAAACATAGAAAACCAGTGAATTACAGCAGATTTAGCGTCTATATGATCAGTTATATCATTGCTTTTATCATGCTTGTGCCTTTGATCTGGATGTTGGTAACATCCTTCAAGCCAGAAGGTGCAGTAGTTACGGTCATTAGTGAGCTGCTCAAACCCCCATTTACATTAGAAAGCTATCTTAAAGTAAATGAAACCTCTGAGATCTGGAGGTGGACGCTAAACAGTGTCTTTGTAGGCATCGTTCAAACAGCCGGCACGCTTTTAGTTTCCTCCTTAGCTGCTTTTGCTATTTCACGAATTCCTTTTAAAGGAAAGAATGTGATCTTTTTAATTATTTTGGCAGGATTGATGGTTCCTGTGGAAGCCACGATCGTCCCGTTGTTTTCCATGATTGCCGATCTCGGATGGGTGAATTCATTTAAGGCACTTATTCTGCCTGGAATTGCGCTGCCTTTAGGAGTATTAATTTTGAAGCAGTTCTTCGATGGCATTCCAACAGAGCTCGTGGAAGCAGCCAAAATGGATGGAGCGAGCCTCTTTACGATCTGGTATAAGATCTTTTTACCACTATCCCGAACGTCTATGGCAGCATTGGCGATTTTTGTTTTTGTCCAGTCGTGGAACAACTTTTTATGGCCGCTCCTTGTGGCGACTGACTCCTCGATGATGACACTGCCGGTCGGAATTCCGACATTCCAAAGCGCCTTTGCAACAAACCTTTCTGTTCCAATGGCAGCCAACGTAATAGGAAGTGTACCCGCATTAATTATCTTCCTGATTTTCCAAAAACACATTATTCAAGGAATTACAATGACGGGCATTAAGTAA
- a CDS encoding alpha/beta hydrolase codes for MFTHLIAKILRLLPNKAVIKPMLHPEEVKEVKEILIETSVKDTYISCYYPLEAGDKKLPVYINLHGGAFIMHSKEMDDPYCRRLANHTGCAVINVDYAKAPEYPFPQPIEQCYEIYQWIRVHGDLLNIDSEKIMIGGQSSGANIAAAVCLMLKERNEPLPLLQVLSCPMLDFVTPHTEKPEADPMRRKYPQAAHFIHKCYVPEPGQAEHPFVSPVLAEDVEGIPRTVVLFAEHDAFSLEAEKYIENLKQAGVSVRREKFNDCYHAFTHLGPKEKAEKAWKVKEDEITKAVR; via the coding sequence ATGTTCACTCATTTAATTGCAAAAATTCTTCGTCTATTGCCAAACAAAGCTGTAATAAAGCCGATGTTGCATCCAGAGGAAGTAAAGGAAGTAAAAGAAATCCTGATTGAAACAAGCGTGAAGGATACATATATCTCATGTTATTATCCGCTTGAAGCAGGAGATAAGAAACTCCCTGTGTACATTAACTTACACGGAGGCGCCTTCATTATGCACAGTAAGGAAATGGATGATCCCTACTGCCGCCGGCTTGCGAATCATACAGGATGTGCGGTTATTAATGTTGATTATGCGAAAGCACCGGAATATCCTTTCCCCCAGCCGATTGAACAGTGCTATGAGATTTATCAGTGGATAAGAGTTCATGGGGATCTCTTGAATATAGATTCAGAAAAAATCATGATTGGCGGGCAGAGTTCCGGTGCTAACATTGCAGCTGCCGTCTGTTTAATGTTAAAAGAGCGCAATGAACCGCTGCCGCTGCTTCAAGTTTTATCCTGTCCGATGCTCGACTTTGTTACGCCTCATACGGAGAAGCCGGAGGCCGATCCAATGCGCAGGAAATATCCTCAGGCTGCTCATTTTATTCACAAATGTTACGTCCCTGAACCCGGACAGGCTGAACACCCGTTTGTATCCCCGGTTTTAGCTGAGGATGTAGAAGGTATTCCAAGAACCGTCGTCCTTTTTGCGGAACATGATGCCTTTTCACTAGAAGCTGAGAAGTATATTGAGAACTTAAAGCAAGCAGGTGTGTCTGTCCGCAGAGAAAAATTTAACGACTGTTATCACGCCTTTACTCATTTAGGTCCTAAGGAAAAAGCTGAGAAAGCCTGGAAAGTAAAAGAGGATGAAATAACAAAAGCTGTGAGATAG
- a CDS encoding ABC transporter substrate-binding protein, with the protein MKRNISFFLTALLLAVTFLAGCSSSGDSEGSDAGASGTVELDYWVPFSGGDGEYMAEMVDEFNSSQDGIKVNMLNIEWGEYYTKLRTSLASNTAPDVSIAHASKLAELVPTGSLTDLSEVAEAVDFDWSNISENQLEATVFDDQNFAVPLDSHALIMYYNKDYLAEAGLLDENENIKMEPGVDGFVSMLEELQASLPDGVFPFASQTDDVHPFWIWYALYSQMEDGGEYITDDQASFNNAAGEEALQVLADLTEKGLWPKNVTNGYDLFKTGKAAINFTGVWATGNYEQNEDLNFGASSLPEFFDQSQTWGDSHTLVLPTQDDQAKQEAAMEFVKWLSDNSVMWAGAGHVPANTEVVQSDEFKELEYRPSYADVAEDINYMPRTPQLWPSNDIMQKNFNSMMNGSMSVKEALDQAEKEVNNLLAN; encoded by the coding sequence ATGAAAAGGAACATTAGCTTTTTTTTAACGGCATTATTGTTAGCGGTTACATTTTTAGCGGGATGTAGTAGTTCGGGTGATTCAGAAGGTTCTGATGCCGGTGCTTCGGGTACGGTCGAATTGGATTATTGGGTGCCATTTAGTGGTGGTGATGGAGAATACATGGCAGAGATGGTCGATGAATTTAATTCCTCTCAGGATGGTATTAAAGTAAACATGCTGAATATTGAGTGGGGAGAATACTATACAAAGCTTCGTACCTCGCTTGCTTCCAATACAGCACCTGACGTTTCGATTGCCCATGCTTCTAAGTTAGCAGAGTTAGTACCGACAGGATCGCTTACAGATTTAAGTGAAGTAGCGGAAGCCGTAGATTTTGACTGGTCGAATATTTCGGAAAACCAGCTGGAGGCTACCGTTTTTGATGATCAAAATTTCGCAGTTCCACTGGATTCCCATGCATTGATTATGTATTACAACAAAGATTACTTAGCAGAGGCTGGTCTGCTTGATGAAAATGAGAATATCAAAATGGAACCAGGAGTAGATGGATTTGTCTCTATGCTGGAAGAACTGCAAGCCAGTCTTCCTGATGGTGTGTTCCCGTTTGCCTCTCAGACGGATGATGTCCACCCATTCTGGATCTGGTATGCGCTTTACAGCCAAATGGAAGATGGCGGCGAATATATTACAGATGATCAAGCCTCCTTTAACAATGCGGCCGGAGAAGAAGCTTTGCAAGTGCTGGCTGATTTAACGGAAAAGGGATTATGGCCGAAGAATGTCACCAATGGGTACGATTTATTTAAAACAGGAAAAGCAGCCATTAACTTCACAGGTGTATGGGCCACAGGAAACTATGAACAAAATGAAGATTTAAACTTTGGAGCTTCCTCACTTCCTGAGTTTTTCGATCAATCCCAAACATGGGGAGATTCCCACACATTAGTTCTTCCCACGCAGGATGATCAAGCAAAGCAGGAAGCAGCGATGGAATTTGTGAAGTGGTTATCGGATAACAGTGTCATGTGGGCAGGTGCGGGTCACGTACCGGCTAATACAGAAGTCGTACAATCGGATGAATTCAAGGAGCTTGAGTATCGTCCAAGCTATGCGGATGTAGCCGAGGATATTAACTACATGCCAAGAACTCCGCAGCTATGGCCTTCTAATGACATTATGCAAAAGAATTTTAATTCTATGATGAATGGTTCAATGTCTGTAAAAGAAGCCCTTGACCAGGCGGAGAAAGAAGTAAACAATTTATTAGCTAATTAA
- the fdhD gene encoding formate dehydrogenase accessory sulfurtransferase FdhD: protein MSVKKTIVRYNEGLFQTVEDDIVTEFPLTIYINNEEFATMVCTPAHFEEMVIGFLASEGVIRFRREIKSLKIDEEAGFAYIKIDGTINTQRNFSKRFIGSCCGKSRQFYFQNDVQTAKTSTSTVKLTAQQCIKLMEKMQEVSQVFKGTGGVHNAALCTNDEMIVGRADIGRHNALDKLYGHCLLNKIAVRDKVLVFSGRISSEVLTKAAKIGVGIVLSKSAPTELAIELAEDLNITAVGFIRGKSFNVYTHPERIIQEPEE, encoded by the coding sequence ATGAGCGTAAAAAAAACGATTGTACGATATAATGAAGGTCTTTTCCAAACGGTGGAAGATGACATCGTTACCGAATTCCCACTAACCATTTACATAAACAATGAGGAATTCGCCACAATGGTCTGTACCCCTGCTCACTTTGAGGAAATGGTGATCGGCTTTTTAGCATCCGAAGGTGTCATACGCTTCAGGAGGGAAATTAAGAGCTTAAAGATTGATGAAGAAGCTGGGTTTGCCTATATTAAAATCGATGGAACCATCAACACTCAACGAAATTTTTCCAAACGCTTTATTGGATCCTGCTGCGGGAAAAGCAGGCAGTTTTACTTCCAAAATGATGTCCAAACAGCTAAAACTTCTACTTCTACTGTGAAACTCACAGCGCAACAGTGTATCAAGCTGATGGAGAAGATGCAGGAAGTCAGCCAAGTATTCAAAGGTACGGGCGGGGTTCATAATGCAGCCCTCTGCACGAACGATGAAATGATTGTCGGACGGGCGGATATAGGCAGGCATAATGCACTGGATAAGCTCTATGGGCATTGCTTATTAAATAAAATCGCAGTACGTGATAAAGTCCTGGTTTTCAGCGGTAGAATTTCTTCTGAAGTCCTAACGAAAGCAGCAAAAATCGGTGTAGGAATTGTGTTATCTAAATCAGCTCCTACCGAATTAGCCATTGAGCTCGCCGAGGATTTGAACATAACTGCAGTCGGCTTCATACGAGGCAAATCTTTCAATGTGTATACTCATCCTGAGCGAATTATCCAGGAGCCAGAAGAGTGA
- a CDS encoding carbohydrate ABC transporter permease — protein MNALNREPKDQKDPNAKHKVVRCPKKPNRVKRKETIKSNLTAWLFLFPFMLLYAWFMLYPIIQGFFISLTSGSFGAPRVFSGVDNYMRLLRDNDFWQSLWNTIYFVLISTPTIVIFGLILALIVNAKLKGTTFLRSAFFMPYMLSISVMASIWVFILQPYTGFLNAILQQLGVSQEIFWLGNEHLAWISILVATLWWTLGFNMVLFLAGLQDISEEMYEAADIDGASSWAKFFHITLPSLKGVITLVVILQSVASFKLFGQPWLMTGGGPGDATRPLVQYIYELGFIQWDPGYASAVSYVLFGVMAIFAALQYKLLVKKEK, from the coding sequence ATGAATGCATTAAATCGGGAACCGAAAGATCAAAAAGATCCCAATGCTAAACATAAAGTTGTTCGATGCCCTAAAAAACCGAACAGGGTGAAGAGGAAAGAAACGATAAAAAGCAATCTAACTGCATGGTTGTTTTTATTTCCCTTTATGCTTTTGTATGCATGGTTCATGTTATATCCGATCATTCAAGGGTTCTTCATTAGCTTGACATCGGGAAGCTTCGGAGCACCAAGAGTGTTTTCAGGTGTAGATAATTACATGCGGTTACTGCGTGATAATGATTTTTGGCAGTCGCTCTGGAACACCATCTATTTTGTTCTTATTTCAACACCGACGATTGTTATTTTTGGATTGATTCTAGCACTTATAGTTAATGCGAAACTTAAGGGCACCACATTTTTGAGATCAGCTTTCTTCATGCCTTACATGCTGTCCATCTCCGTTATGGCAAGTATTTGGGTGTTTATTTTACAGCCTTATACAGGTTTTTTGAACGCGATTTTACAACAATTGGGTGTATCCCAGGAAATCTTCTGGCTTGGAAATGAACATCTGGCCTGGATTTCTATCTTAGTTGCGACGTTATGGTGGACGTTAGGATTCAATATGGTGCTGTTTCTGGCAGGGCTGCAGGATATATCCGAAGAGATGTATGAAGCGGCGGATATCGATGGAGCCAGTTCCTGGGCCAAGTTCTTCCATATCACCCTTCCTTCTTTAAAAGGGGTTATTACGCTTGTAGTCATTCTGCAGTCTGTGGCTTCCTTCAAGCTCTTCGGTCAGCCGTGGTTAATGACCGGAGGAGGACCTGGAGATGCGACACGACCACTTGTACAGTACATTTATGAACTAGGATTTATTCAGTGGGATCCAGGATATGCCTCTGCTGTGTCCTATGTGTTATTTGGGGTTATGGCCATTTTTGCTGCCCTTCAATACAAGCTGTTAGTGAAGAAGGAAAAATAA
- a CDS encoding transcriptional regulator, with product MKTIEFTLEEALEVSKAISNKHRMKILRILSERPHNVNELAEKLGIPFSTTAVNVKKLEKVNLISTELVPGRGTQKVNTNNFDRIVINLSPSEKNMNDHSIEYEKSIGDYVDFHIEPGCGLVDENDYIGMQDDPRSFYEPERMRAQLLFFRAGYVEYRIPNRIPDDSIASEICLSAEICSEAPNHKLDWPSDITLWINDREVGTWTSPSDFGGERGILTPNWWLKNYTQYGILKKWKVNEQGCFIDDVKVNEELTIHDLTIDDQLFISFRLGVKKDAVHAGGMNLFGPRFGNHEQGLKLNIKYKNKDEKEEN from the coding sequence ATGAAAACCATAGAATTCACACTTGAGGAAGCATTGGAAGTAAGCAAGGCGATCTCAAATAAACATAGAATGAAAATCCTCCGTATTTTAAGTGAAAGGCCTCATAATGTAAATGAACTGGCAGAAAAGCTGGGTATCCCTTTTTCTACAACAGCTGTCAATGTAAAAAAATTAGAAAAGGTAAATCTGATCTCTACAGAACTTGTTCCAGGTCGTGGCACTCAAAAAGTGAATACAAATAACTTTGATCGTATCGTTATCAATCTGTCTCCATCAGAAAAAAATATGAACGATCATTCGATTGAATATGAGAAATCTATTGGTGATTATGTGGATTTCCATATTGAACCTGGCTGTGGACTAGTTGATGAAAATGATTATATTGGAATGCAGGATGACCCTCGTTCTTTTTATGAGCCTGAGCGAATGAGAGCACAGTTATTGTTTTTCCGTGCTGGTTATGTAGAATATCGTATTCCGAATCGAATTCCTGATGATTCCATTGCTTCAGAAATTTGTTTAAGTGCAGAAATCTGTTCCGAAGCTCCTAATCATAAGTTGGACTGGCCATCAGATATTACGCTCTGGATCAATGATAGGGAAGTGGGCACATGGACATCGCCCAGTGATTTTGGTGGTGAACGGGGAATTCTAACTCCCAATTGGTGGCTGAAAAATTATACTCAATATGGAATATTAAAAAAATGGAAAGTGAATGAACAGGGGTGCTTTATAGATGATGTAAAAGTAAATGAGGAGCTGACTATACATGATTTAACGATAGACGATCAACTATTTATTTCATTCCGATTAGGAGTGAAAAAAGATGCAGTACACGCAGGCGGGATGAATTTATTTGGTCCCCGCTTTGGTAATCACGAGCAAGGTCTCAAGTTGAATATAAAATATAAGAATAAGGATGAAAAGGAAGAAAACTGA